CGCCCGTGTCGCGCGGTGACCTGAGCCGGAATGCCCCGCCACTCGATCACGGTGAGTTCAGGGCCCCGGGACCGGCGGCTCATGCGGCTGGGAGGGCCGACGGCGCCGACGACGGAGGTCGCTGCCCCAGTGCCACGAGCTGCGGGACCGTCTCGCCGTAGCCGACGTGCTGGTGCTCGAATCGGAGCCCCAATCGCTCGGCAGCCTCGCGTGCCGTGGTCAGCAGCGTCTCCGTGGGTTCCTGTGACAGGTACAGCAGTCGCGTGTAGTTGCCGAAGTAGGCGTCGCGAAGCTCGGGATGCCGGTCGAGCCACAGGCCCTGCCACACCCACCGGTCGAAGAACCGCACCAGGTAGTCGGTCAGGTAGAAGGTGCCCGGCTCCGCGTCGTGCAGTTCCGCGAAGGTGTCCGCCCCGGCGTAGAACTGGTAGCAGTGAGCCCCCGGCAGACGCTCCGCTCCCCATCGGCGTGCGACCCGGTCCACAGCACCGCCCGTGCCGCAGTCGGCGTAGCCGATGAACACGGTGGAGTACGGACCGGCCACGCGCTGCAGCCGCCGTTCCAGGGCTTCGGCGATCTCCCCCGGCCGATTGTGGAGCTCGGCTGGCAGGCACTCCAAGCGCACCGTGTCCAGGCTGTTGGCGGTCATCACGGCGCGCAGCTCGCGTGCCAGGGCGCCACAGGCGATCACCAGGGTGTCGGGCGGTGAGACGGTCCCGCCCATCAGGTCACGCAGCCGCCAGTCGGCGGGCGGTGACGAGTGCCTGCGCGGTCTCCGCCGCAACCGCGGCATCGCGGCAGTAGGCGTCGGCCCCGACGGCCGCCCCGAACTCCTCGTTCAGCGGCGCGCCCCCGACCAGCACGATGTAGTCGTCCCGGATGCCGCGCTTCTTCATCTCCTCGATGACCACCTTCATGTACGGCATCGTGGTGGTCAGCAGTGCGGACATGCCCAAGACGTCGGGCTTGTGCTCCTCCAGCGCGGCGATGTAGGTCTCGGCTTCGATGTTGATGCCGATGTCGATGACCTCGAACCCGGCGCCCTCGAGCATCATCCCCACCAGGTTCTTGCCGATGTCGTGGATGTCGCCCTTGACGGTGCCGATGACGATCTTGCCGACCTGTTCAGCTCCGGTCTCGGCCAGCAGCGGCCGCAGCAGCTCCATGCCGGCCTTCATCGCGTTCGCGGCCAGGAGGACCTCGGGGACGAACAGGATCCCGTCCCGGAAGTCGATCCCGACGATGCGCATGCCCTCCACGAGTGCGTCCGCCAAGACCTTCTGCGCATCCCAGCCGCGATCGAGCAGGATCTGTGTCCCCTCCGCGATCTCCTCGGCCAACCCGTCGTAGAGGTCGTCGTGCATCTGGGCGACGAGTTCCTCGTCGTCGAGCGCCGAGAGGTCCAGGTCGTCGTCTTGCTCCATCGTCACCACCAGGGTTGTTCCGCTATGCGGTACTGTTCTACCAGGTGGCATTCTAGCAATTCTCTCGTGCGGAGTCGAGAGCTAGGATTCAGGCCCGAGCCAGGAGGCACTGGTGCATCGACCTCTTCACAGGCACATCGTCGCGGCGATCGGCCTTCTCTGCCTCCTCATCGTCACCATCTCCCCTGCTGAGGCTCAGTCCGAGCAGCCCCCGTCTGCCGACGACCAGGTGCCGACGGTGCGATTGGCGCGTCCCACCTGGGACACCGGCTGGTTCCAGGCGGAGATCAACCGCATCCTCCTGGAACGCCTGGGATTCGCGGTCGACGGCCCACAGACCATGGAGAACGAGGCCTTCTACGATGCGGTCGCCCGTGGCGACATCGATCTGTGGGCCAACGGCTGGTTCCCGCTCCACGGCCCACTCCTCGGCGATGACGACGACGTCCGCATCGTCGGAACCCAAGTGGACGACGGTGCCCTCCAGGGGTACTTCACTGACCTCGCCACGGCCGAGGAGGTCGGGATCACCTCGCTCGGTGACCTGGCCGATCCCGAGATCGCCGCGCGGTTCGACACTGACGAGGACGGACGTGCCGACCTGATCGGCTGCAACCTCGAGTGGGCCTGTCACGAGATCGTCGAGCACCACCTGACCGCGTACGAGCTGACCGACACGGTCGAACAGGTCTCGGGCGACTACTCGCCGCTCATGGAGGAGACGGTGCGACGCTTCCAGGCCGGCGAGCCGGTGCTGTACTACACGTTCACCCCGAACTGGATCCCGGCGTTCCTGGAGCCCGGCGAGGACGTCGCCTGGCTGCAGACCCCCTTCCCCAGCCTGCCCGAGCCGTCTCCGGACCCGTCGGTGCTGGACTCGATGACGCTGGCGGACGTGCCCGGTTGCGCCGATGATCCCTGTCAGACCGGCTGGGCACCCAACGACATCCGGGCGGTGGCCGGCGCCTCGTTCCTCGACGCCAACCCACAGGTCGAGACGCTGCTGGAGCAGGTGCAGATCCCGCTTGCCGACATCCAGCGTCAGAACGCGCGGATGGTCGACGGCGAGGGCGACAGCACCGACATCGCCCGACACGCCGAGGAGTGGGTGGCTGAACATGAGGCCACCGTCCAGGAGTGGCTGAACCTGGCCGACCCGGATGCCGTGCCCCTCGACCAGCAGCGAGGAACGGGCCCGGCTGGCACGGGCGAGACCTGGCAGGTCGCGGTGCGGACCTTCGAACCGTTCGTCACCTACGAGAACCGTGTCTATGGCGGGTTCTCGGTGGAGCTGACCGAACTCCTCGCCGCGCGGATGGGCGTCGAGGTCGAGTACTACGGGGTCAACAGCGTCGCCAAGCAGATCGACGACGTGCAACGCGGCGCCGCCGATCTCGCCCTCTCCGGCATCAGCATCACCGCCGACCGGGAGGCCGGGATCGACTTCTCCCTGCCGGTGTTCGACACCGGTCTGACCATCCTGGTTCCTGCTGACCAGGGCCGTGGGATCGGTGATCGCATCCGGTCGCTGGCGGGGGCAATCTTCACCACCGAACTGCCATGGCTGATCCTGGCCTTCGTGCTCGTGCTGCTCCTCGCGGCGCACATGATCTGGTGGCTCGAACGGCGGGACAACCCCGACTTCCCCGAGCTGTACGGCCGCGGGATCTGGGACTCCTTCTGGTGGTCGGCGGTGACGATCACCACGGTCGGGTACGGCGACAAGGCACCGAAGGGCGTCGCCGGGCGGGGCTTCGCGCTGCTGTGGATGATCGCCGGCTACTTCGTGTTCGCCTCGTTCACCGCATCGATCACGTCCTCGCTGGCCGTCGATGAGTTGCAGGGCTCGATCGCCGGACCGTCAGACCTTCCCAACCACGTCGTGGCCACGCTCCCGAACTCCCCGGCCGAGGCGTACCTGAACGGGCAGGGCATCGGACCGGTGCTGGTCGGAGACCTGCCGGAGGCCTACGAACTGCTCGACGAGGGTGAGGTCGACGCCATCGTCTTCGACGCCCCGATCCTGCAGTTCTTCGCGGCCCGGGAGGGCAGCGGACGGTTCCGCACCGTCGGGCCGGTGTTCGAAGACGTCCGCTACGGGATCGCCGTCGGGGACGACGCCGATCGCCGCGAGCAGATCAACCTGGCATTGCTCGACGTGATCGAGAGCGGTGTCTACGACCAGCTGCACGACCAGTGGTTCGGGGCGCTCGCCGATTGATCGTGTGACCAATCGGTGAGCGCCCTCGTCGGGGCCGCGTCAGCCTCGTGCCGTCTCCAACCACCCGTCCACGAGCTCGCGGTTGTCCTCGATCCAGTCCGCCGCGTCCTGGGCGACCTGGGCGTCGGTGTACTCGCCCGCTTCGTTCATCCGGGCGTTCTGGTCGGCGATGTCCTGCAACGGGATCTCCACGACCTCGAGCAGTCGTCGCACCACCGGGTTGTCGTCCAGGAAGTCCGGGTTGGCGACAGCACGGATGTCGTTGACCACCCAACCGAGGTCGCAGGGCTCCTCGCCCGCACAACCCTCGATGTCGACCTCGGTCGACTCCTCGACGTCCTCCCGTGCCGTCGACTCCAGCCAGACGACATCCTCACCGGGCTGCAGCACGTCGATCGTCCAGTTCGGGGTCCAGGTGTAGAACAGCGTCGGCTCGCCCTCCTCGACGCGGCTCTGGACGTCCTCGAGCAGGTCGTTGTACTCGCCGACGACCTGCTCGACGTTGTCCCCCCACCCGAGCTCCTCGATCTGTGAGGTGATCTCGAGGTTGCAGCCCCACCCCTCGTTGCAGCCCTGCAGGTCAGCCCGACCGTTGCCGTCGATGTCGAAGACGGCCGCGACGGCTGGATCGGACAGGTCATCCATCGACGTGATGCCCATCTCCTCCGCCGTGGCCCGGTCGATCAGGTAGCCCTGGACGGCTCCTCCCTCGACCTGGGTGCCGACGACCTCGATCGACTCCGAGATCTCCTGCCCGGTGAAGAGCGGGCGGCTCAAGTAGATGTCGTGGAGCGGGAACCAGCCGTTGGCCCAGAGGTCGACCTGTCCTTGCGCAAGAGCCGGATAGAACGTGGCGGCATCGCGGGTGAGGTCGGCGGGGTCGCTGACCTCATAGTCCAGTTCCTCGAGCAGTTGACGGTAGATCTCGGCTTGCATCCAGCCGGTATCCCAGGTGGCACGGGCCATCGTGATGCTGGCGCCACCACCTCCTTCCCCTGCAGCGGGCCCGCCATCGGCAGTCCCGTCGTCGGTGCTGTTGCAGCCAGCCAACGCCAGCAGCAGCACGACCAGCACTGCCAGGTGGCGATCAGGTTGAAAGCGCGTCCTGGCCACAGTGATCACGCGTCCTTCTCGTCGTCGGCGCTCGGCTTGTCGGCCACGGCGACGGCTGCGGGCTGGTCAGTCGACTCCACCGCGGCGTCGCCATCCGGCACACCGCCCTCGCCACCCGGGTCAACCCGTTCGTACAGCCCCGTGTGCTGGGCTCGATGCAGCGCAGCGTCGTAGTGCGCCCCGAGCAGGTCGAGCTCTTCGTTGAAGGCGATGTAGAGGCTGTAGCACATGATCAGCAGGACGATGGCGAACGGCAGCCCGGTCGTGATCGCGGCGGTCTGGAGGGCATCCAGGCCACCACCGATCAGCAGCACCGCGGCCAGCAGCCCCTCCATGATCGCCCAGAAGACGCGCTGCGGGACTGGGGAGTCCAGCTTGCCGCCGGAGGTCAGGTGGTCCACGACCAGCGACCCCGAGTCGGAGGAGGTGACGAAGAACGATGTCACCAACAGGATGCCGAGGATCGAGGTGACCGAGGTGAGTGGGAACGCCTCGAGCATGTCGAAGAGCGCCGTCGCGACATCCTCGTTGACTGCCGCTGCGACGTCGCGGACACCGTTCAGCTGCAGGTTGATCGCCGTGCCACCGAAGACCGACATCCACAGCGCCGACAGCAGTGTCGGGAACGCCACGACGCCGAGCAGCAACTCACGGACCGAGCGCCCCTTGGAGATGCGGGCGATGAACATGCCCACGAATGGCGACCACGAGATCCACCAGCCCCAGTAGAAGATCGTCCACGATCCCTGCCACTCGCCTGCCGTGAACGCCTCGTTCCAGAAGGACAGCCGTGGCAGGACCGTGATGTACTCGCCGAGACTCTCCACGAACACGCTGGCGATGAACAGCGTCGGCCCCACGACGATGATGAAGATCATGAAGGCCATCGCCAGATAGATGTTGATCTGGCTGAGTCGCTTCACGCCGCCATCGAGCCCGGCGACGACGCTCATGGTGGCCATCCCGGTGATCACCGCGATCAGGAGCACCTGGAACCCGGTACCCGTCGGGGTCCCGAACAGGAATCCGAGACCGGCGGCGGCCTGACCGACACCGAACCCGAGTGAGGTGGCCAGGCCGAAGAGGGTGGCGAGGACGGTGAGGATGTCGATGACATTGCCCCACGTGCCGTAGATCCTCGGCCCCAGGATCGGGTAGAAGACCGAGCGGAACGTCAGGGGGAGGCCGCGGTTGTAGGCGAAGAAGGCGAGTGCCAGCGAGACCAGCGCGTAGATCGACCAGGGGTGCAGGCCCCAGTGGAAGAAGGTCGTGGCCAGGGCGGCGTTACCGGCCTCCCCCGTGCCACCCTCGACCCCGAACAGCGGCGCGGGGCCGGTGAAGTGATAGATCGGTTCGGCGACGGACCAGAACATCAGACCGATCCCCATGCCTGCACTGATGAGCATCGCGTACCAGGCGCCGGAGGAGAACTCCGGCTGGGCGGTCGGTCCACCGATCCGGATCTTGCCGTAGCGGCTGAAGGCGAAGAACCCGCAGGCCAGGACGAAGATGTTGGCCGCCATGATGTAGAGCCAGCCGAAGGTGTTGCCGACGAAGTTGAGGACGGTGTCGAAGGCACTCGACGCCTGCTCCTGGAAGATCAACGTGAGGGCGACGAAGGCGACGAGGATGCCGCCCGACCAGAAGGTCACCTGCGGGTGCAGGTCGAAGCCCCACTTGACGATGTTGGTGTCGCCGGGTTCGCGGTCTGCCACCTCGGGGTAGAAGTCGATGTCAGGATCGATCTGCAGACCCTCGAACTTGGCTCTCTCGTGGATGGCCGCGTGCCGTCTGTGGCGCTCCTCGGCCTCCACGGCGTCATGTTCGGCGACCTCGTCTGTCAGGTCATCGTGGTGCGAATCGTTCTCGGCCATCCAGCACTCCCTAGTGTCACGCCGGGAGGACGGCGGACGACCTGAGCCTCCCGAGGCGGGTTGAGTCGGCGGGACCTTATCAAACCGCCGGTCCACCCTTTGGGATTATCCCACATGGTGGAACATCGCCTACAGGTCGTCCGTCAGTCCCGGCTGTGGGGGTCGGCGGGTGAGGCGCAATCAGGACTCCGCGAGTTCGGCGAGCTCCAACCAGCGTGT
This region of Euzebya tangerina genomic DNA includes:
- a CDS encoding corrinoid protein, translated to MEQDDDLDLSALDDEELVAQMHDDLYDGLAEEIAEGTQILLDRGWDAQKVLADALVEGMRIVGIDFRDGILFVPEVLLAANAMKAGMELLRPLLAETGAEQVGKIVIGTVKGDIHDIGKNLVGMMLEGAGFEVIDIGINIEAETYIAALEEHKPDVLGMSALLTTTMPYMKVVIEEMKKRGIRDDYIVLVGGAPLNEEFGAAVGADAYCRDAAVAAETAQALVTARRLAAA
- a CDS encoding DUF1638 domain-containing protein; protein product: MGGTVSPPDTLVIACGALARELRAVMTANSLDTVRLECLPAELHNRPGEIAEALERRLQRVAGPYSTVFIGYADCGTGGAVDRVARRWGAERLPGAHCYQFYAGADTFAELHDAEPGTFYLTDYLVRFFDRWVWQGLWLDRHPELRDAYFGNYTRLLYLSQEPTETLLTTAREAAERLGLRFEHQHVGYGETVPQLVALGQRPPSSAPSALPAA
- the proX gene encoding glycine betaine/L-proline ABC transporter substrate-binding protein ProX, which encodes MITVARTRFQPDRHLAVLVVLLLALAGCNSTDDGTADGGPAAGEGGGGASITMARATWDTGWMQAEIYRQLLEELDYEVSDPADLTRDAATFYPALAQGQVDLWANGWFPLHDIYLSRPLFTGQEISESIEVVGTQVEGGAVQGYLIDRATAEEMGITSMDDLSDPAVAAVFDIDGNGRADLQGCNEGWGCNLEITSQIEELGWGDNVEQVVGEYNDLLEDVQSRVEEGEPTLFYTWTPNWTIDVLQPGEDVVWLESTAREDVEESTEVDIEGCAGEEPCDLGWVVNDIRAVANPDFLDDNPVVRRLLEVVEIPLQDIADQNARMNEAGEYTDAQVAQDAADWIEDNRELVDGWLETARG
- a CDS encoding BCCT family transporter, whose amino-acid sequence is MAENDSHHDDLTDEVAEHDAVEAEERHRRHAAIHERAKFEGLQIDPDIDFYPEVADREPGDTNIVKWGFDLHPQVTFWSGGILVAFVALTLIFQEQASSAFDTVLNFVGNTFGWLYIMAANIFVLACGFFAFSRYGKIRIGGPTAQPEFSSGAWYAMLISAGMGIGLMFWSVAEPIYHFTGPAPLFGVEGGTGEAGNAALATTFFHWGLHPWSIYALVSLALAFFAYNRGLPLTFRSVFYPILGPRIYGTWGNVIDILTVLATLFGLATSLGFGVGQAAAGLGFLFGTPTGTGFQVLLIAVITGMATMSVVAGLDGGVKRLSQINIYLAMAFMIFIIVVGPTLFIASVFVESLGEYITVLPRLSFWNEAFTAGEWQGSWTIFYWGWWISWSPFVGMFIARISKGRSVRELLLGVVAFPTLLSALWMSVFGGTAINLQLNGVRDVAAAVNEDVATALFDMLEAFPLTSVTSILGILLVTSFFVTSSDSGSLVVDHLTSGGKLDSPVPQRVFWAIMEGLLAAVLLIGGGLDALQTAAITTGLPFAIVLLIMCYSLYIAFNEELDLLGAHYDAALHRAQHTGLYERVDPGGEGGVPDGDAAVESTDQPAAVAVADKPSADDEKDA
- the proX gene encoding glycine betaine/L-proline ABC transporter substrate-binding protein ProX, with amino-acid sequence MHRPLHRHIVAAIGLLCLLIVTISPAEAQSEQPPSADDQVPTVRLARPTWDTGWFQAEINRILLERLGFAVDGPQTMENEAFYDAVARGDIDLWANGWFPLHGPLLGDDDDVRIVGTQVDDGALQGYFTDLATAEEVGITSLGDLADPEIAARFDTDEDGRADLIGCNLEWACHEIVEHHLTAYELTDTVEQVSGDYSPLMEETVRRFQAGEPVLYYTFTPNWIPAFLEPGEDVAWLQTPFPSLPEPSPDPSVLDSMTLADVPGCADDPCQTGWAPNDIRAVAGASFLDANPQVETLLEQVQIPLADIQRQNARMVDGEGDSTDIARHAEEWVAEHEATVQEWLNLADPDAVPLDQQRGTGPAGTGETWQVAVRTFEPFVTYENRVYGGFSVELTELLAARMGVEVEYYGVNSVAKQIDDVQRGAADLALSGISITADREAGIDFSLPVFDTGLTILVPADQGRGIGDRIRSLAGAIFTTELPWLILAFVLVLLLAAHMIWWLERRDNPDFPELYGRGIWDSFWWSAVTITTVGYGDKAPKGVAGRGFALLWMIAGYFVFASFTASITSSLAVDELQGSIAGPSDLPNHVVATLPNSPAEAYLNGQGIGPVLVGDLPEAYELLDEGEVDAIVFDAPILQFFAAREGSGRFRTVGPVFEDVRYGIAVGDDADRREQINLALLDVIESGVYDQLHDQWFGALAD